A window of Synechococcus sp. MEDNS5 contains these coding sequences:
- a CDS encoding DUF350 domain-containing protein, whose protein sequence is MPGPIAQLLLSLLWTVAGVLLIVGGIWLFDRLTPLDYRGEIRKGNIAAGIVVAAVVLAVTAVVVTVILI, encoded by the coding sequence ATGCCGGGACCGATCGCCCAGCTGCTGCTGAGTCTCCTCTGGACTGTTGCTGGGGTGCTGTTAATTGTTGGGGGAATCTGGTTGTTTGATCGCCTGACGCCTCTCGACTACAGAGGCGAAATTCGCAAAGGCAACATCGCAGCTGGAATCGTTGTCGCAGCTGTTGTTCTTGCCGTGACAGCGGTCGTCGTCACCGTGATTCTGATCTGA
- a CDS encoding polyamine aminopropyltransferase, producing the protein MERQVTAADLSPVQVRVLLVTAMVSSAAGLTLELLLVAQASYLMGDATLATGVVVGTFLAAMGLGAWLTEFIGTKRQSLVRLLRALILVELCLFPLCLLGPLALFWLFSRNAPLWLATVVLTVLVGLLGGMELPLITRMLETQDQLRRALARVLALDYLGSLVGALAFPLVLLPWLGLLPSAAALSLVPVGCSLALASVFPSLRRWRYPLLALLPLASVAGVLIAPLGDRIEDRFYGARVIERKQSRFQRIVLTRQGADLRLFLDGDLQFSSLDEYRYHEALVHPAMAWHPAPRRILLMGAGDGLALREILRWPDVENVDVVELDPEVVNLARRHPMLRRLNADSLRDPRVRIHLGDAYAHLRSLPNQYDVVIADFPDPDTLPVARLYSVGFYGTLRQRLNPGAVVVTQASTPFLAPRVLASIEAALREVGLLTRPYSVAIPSFGPWGFVMAHENNRSNRFRPIPFATRWLDADQLSALFAFPRDLRPEASDTVQPNRMTRPVLLDYLRNDRRRRLQQPRPPISTTTGF; encoded by the coding sequence ATGGAGCGGCAAGTAACCGCCGCTGATCTCAGTCCCGTCCAGGTTCGGGTGCTGTTGGTGACCGCCATGGTGTCCTCTGCAGCTGGCCTAACGCTGGAGCTGCTGCTGGTCGCCCAGGCGAGTTACCTGATGGGTGATGCAACCCTTGCCACGGGTGTGGTGGTGGGTACGTTTCTCGCGGCCATGGGGCTGGGTGCCTGGTTGACCGAATTCATTGGCACGAAGAGGCAATCCCTGGTGCGATTGCTTCGGGCGTTGATTCTGGTGGAACTCTGCCTGTTTCCCCTCTGTTTGCTGGGACCTTTGGCCCTGTTCTGGTTGTTCTCGCGCAATGCGCCGCTCTGGTTGGCAACCGTCGTGCTCACTGTGCTTGTGGGGTTGCTTGGCGGCATGGAGCTGCCGCTGATTACGCGCATGCTCGAAACCCAGGATCAATTGCGCCGCGCCCTTGCAAGGGTTCTTGCGCTGGATTACCTGGGGTCTCTCGTCGGTGCCCTTGCTTTCCCCCTGGTGCTGCTGCCCTGGCTCGGTCTGCTTCCGTCCGCCGCGGCGTTGTCGCTCGTTCCGGTGGGGTGCAGCCTGGCCCTGGCCTCGGTTTTTCCGAGCTTGCGGCGTTGGCGCTACCCGTTGCTGGCCCTGCTCCCCCTGGCATCGGTCGCGGGTGTGCTGATCGCACCGCTGGGTGATCGCATCGAGGATCGCTTTTATGGGGCGCGCGTGATTGAAAGGAAGCAATCGCGGTTTCAGCGCATCGTGTTGACCCGCCAGGGGGCCGACCTCAGGCTTTTCCTGGATGGAGATTTGCAGTTTTCAAGCCTTGATGAGTACCGCTATCACGAAGCGTTGGTGCATCCAGCGATGGCTTGGCACCCAGCACCGCGACGCATTCTTTTGATGGGCGCAGGTGATGGCTTGGCCCTCAGGGAAATCCTTCGTTGGCCTGACGTTGAAAACGTCGATGTGGTGGAACTCGACCCAGAGGTCGTCAACCTGGCGCGCCGTCATCCCATGCTCCGGCGTCTCAATGCTGACAGCCTCAGGGATCCAAGGGTTCGGATTCATCTCGGTGATGCCTATGCCCATCTGCGTTCCCTGCCCAACCAATACGACGTGGTGATTGCTGATTTTCCCGATCCGGATACGTTGCCCGTCGCTCGTCTCTACAGCGTGGGTTTCTATGGCACCTTGCGCCAACGGCTCAATCCAGGCGCTGTGGTTGTCACGCAGGCCAGTACACCCTTTCTCGCACCCCGCGTTCTGGCCTCGATTGAAGCTGCATTGCGGGAGGTGGGCTTGCTGACGCGTCCTTACTCAGTGGCGATTCCAAGTTTTGGACCCTGGGGGTTCGTGATGGCCCATGAGAACAACAGGTCCAATCGTTTCCGTCCGATACCGTTTGCCACTCGCTGGTTGGATGCTGATCAGCTTTCTGCATTGTTTGCTTTCCCCCGTGATTTAAGGCCTGAAGCTTCGGATACAGTTCAACCCAATCGAATGACGCGCCCGGTTCTGCTCGACTATCTACGGAACGATCGCCGGCGCAGGCTGCAACAACCCCGTCCGCCAATTTCTACGACAACAGGTTTCTAA
- a CDS encoding DUF4178 domain-containing protein, which yields MEFFIFLFVAFALLLWLFSRYSMSRWHRPPVGSMPQQRTLFNLRVGDVVQRESRDWIVENTLVFDQKGFQWQEYYLRDGAEGVWLVVVDDDRIELSWMHQVPPEEVSVVFPLRDELVYQGVRYRLSEKGIANYRKTSRGSQQGGPCRFHDYVAQSDRVLSVEIYSASELLADDGEIELCVGVRITPESLTLLPGDGRSVYA from the coding sequence ATGGAGTTTTTCATTTTTCTTTTTGTCGCCTTTGCTCTTCTGCTCTGGCTGTTTTCTCGTTACAGCATGTCGCGTTGGCATCGCCCTCCAGTGGGATCTATGCCTCAGCAGCGAACCTTGTTCAATCTTCGGGTGGGTGATGTTGTTCAGCGTGAATCGCGCGATTGGATTGTTGAAAATACCCTTGTTTTTGATCAGAAAGGCTTCCAGTGGCAGGAGTATTACCTGAGGGACGGCGCCGAGGGAGTTTGGCTGGTAGTTGTTGATGATGATCGGATTGAATTGTCTTGGATGCATCAGGTGCCTCCAGAAGAGGTCTCTGTTGTATTCCCTCTTCGTGATGAGCTTGTTTATCAAGGCGTCCGCTATCGATTGTCTGAAAAGGGGATCGCCAACTACCGGAAAACTTCCCGTGGCAGTCAGCAGGGAGGTCCCTGTCGTTTCCACGACTATGTCGCTCAGTCTGACAGGGTTCTCAGCGTCGAGATTTACTCCGCTTCTGAACTTCTTGCTGATGATGGTGAAATTGAACTGTGCGTTGGAGTTCGTATCACTCCAGAATCCCTCACATTGCTGCCGGGCGATGGCCGCAGCGTCTACGCCTGA
- a CDS encoding ATP-dependent DNA ligase produces the protein MDDFATLIDALDQSTGTARKVDLIANQLCTGEAHDSAWSVLLLMGEKRRRLITGRRLREILQACDAIPDWLFDDCQSHVGDSAETLALLWPQLKGAVPVQSIDARLNAWIRSIETNPPLHWWMEELLPELAVLEPQQQSAALLTIWSTLPDERHFLFNKLLTGGFRIGVARGLVVKAIAKGFSLEEALVLERLMAPLEPSPSWFDALTAAPTTERTNRGPVPYPFFLASPLHLDSLRETPAQQWWVEHKWDGIRGQLIQRNSGTFLWSRGEELINAQFPELIEMAASLPDDTVLDGEVICWSAEDERPRPFSDLQRRLGRKSVGRKLRQDCPACFVAYDLLESRGEDRRNSPLDERLAAMNALLASMDKARSAGQLRISAGEQLSTWDDLATLRQRAVREGAEGLMLKQRQSPYLSGRKRGHWWKHKRDPMTLDAVLIYAQAGRGRRANLFTDYTFALWDRHSADPDQHQLVTFAKAYSGLNDREILDLDRWIRTHTMERFGPTRSVTPDLVFEIGFEGIQPSKRHKCGLAVRFPRILRWRHDRIADSANTLIDAVQLCEEQRPIQA, from the coding sequence ATGGATGACTTCGCAACGCTGATCGATGCCCTGGATCAATCCACGGGCACGGCGCGCAAGGTCGATCTGATCGCCAACCAACTCTGCACAGGCGAGGCGCACGACAGCGCCTGGAGTGTGTTGCTGCTGATGGGGGAGAAGCGACGACGACTGATCACCGGTCGCCGGCTTCGCGAGATTTTGCAGGCGTGCGATGCAATTCCCGACTGGCTCTTCGATGACTGTCAGAGCCATGTCGGTGATTCGGCCGAAACGCTCGCTCTGCTTTGGCCGCAGCTCAAAGGAGCCGTTCCGGTTCAGTCGATTGATGCCAGGCTGAATGCCTGGATCAGAAGCATTGAGACCAACCCGCCCTTGCACTGGTGGATGGAAGAGCTGCTGCCGGAACTGGCGGTACTCGAGCCGCAACAACAGAGTGCAGCCCTGCTGACGATCTGGAGCACCCTGCCTGATGAGCGGCATTTTCTATTCAACAAACTGCTCACTGGAGGGTTCCGGATCGGCGTTGCCAGGGGGCTGGTGGTGAAGGCGATTGCCAAGGGGTTTTCGCTGGAGGAGGCCCTGGTGCTGGAGCGGCTGATGGCCCCCCTCGAGCCTTCACCGAGCTGGTTTGATGCGCTCACCGCAGCACCCACAACGGAACGAACGAATCGTGGTCCGGTGCCCTACCCGTTTTTTCTAGCCAGCCCCTTGCACCTGGACTCCCTGCGGGAGACGCCGGCACAGCAGTGGTGGGTGGAGCACAAATGGGACGGGATTCGAGGACAGCTGATCCAACGCAACAGCGGCACCTTTCTCTGGAGTCGTGGTGAGGAGTTGATCAATGCACAGTTTCCTGAGCTGATTGAGATGGCGGCATCCTTGCCCGATGACACCGTGCTCGATGGTGAGGTGATCTGCTGGAGTGCCGAAGACGAACGACCGCGACCCTTCAGCGACCTGCAACGCCGTCTGGGCCGCAAGAGTGTGGGCCGGAAACTCCGTCAGGACTGCCCGGCCTGTTTCGTTGCCTACGACCTGCTCGAATCCCGTGGAGAGGATCGTCGCAACAGCCCCCTGGACGAGCGCCTCGCGGCGATGAACGCGCTCCTGGCCTCGATGGACAAGGCTCGATCCGCGGGACAGCTGCGCATCAGCGCTGGAGAACAACTCAGCACCTGGGATGACCTCGCCACCCTTCGCCAGCGGGCCGTGCGCGAGGGAGCGGAGGGGCTGATGCTGAAACAGAGGCAATCCCCCTACCTGAGTGGACGCAAACGCGGCCATTGGTGGAAACACAAGCGCGATCCCATGACCCTGGATGCTGTGCTGATCTACGCCCAGGCAGGGCGTGGGCGCCGAGCCAATCTGTTCACCGATTACACCTTTGCACTTTGGGATCGCCACTCAGCCGATCCAGATCAGCATCAGCTTGTGACCTTTGCCAAGGCCTATTCCGGACTGAACGATCGTGAGATTCTCGACCTCGATCGTTGGATTCGAACGCACACAATGGAACGTTTCGGACCAACGCGATCGGTTACTCCCGATCTGGTGTTCGAAATCGGTTTCGAGGGCATTCAGCCATCCAAACGTCACAAGTGCGGACTGGCTGTTCGATTCCCCAGGATTCTGCGCTGGCGCCATGACCGAATAGCGGACAGTGCCAACACGCTCATCGACGCCGTTCAACTTTGCGAAGAGCAGCGTCCTATTCAGGCGTAG
- a CDS encoding DNA ligase, producing the protein MLNPRFALMGFGLLIAVLPTPVAAQDITVTIEQINSVVFPADGNAAARDICAGLKAGVLSRDQIGTSLARLQSALDRYSDAKYVKAYVTAFNRAAAGLPGCSVQVTGPENSNLNRWSY; encoded by the coding sequence ATGCTGAACCCACGTTTTGCGCTGATGGGCTTCGGACTCTTGATCGCTGTCTTGCCGACGCCAGTCGCAGCGCAGGACATCACAGTCACGATCGAGCAGATCAACAGCGTGGTGTTTCCCGCTGATGGGAACGCCGCTGCGCGTGACATCTGCGCAGGCCTCAAGGCCGGCGTTCTCAGCAGGGATCAGATCGGTACCTCTCTGGCGCGGCTTCAGTCAGCACTTGATCGCTACTCCGATGCCAAGTATGTGAAGGCCTACGTAACGGCCTTCAACCGTGCTGCTGCAGGGCTTCCAGGCTGCAGTGTTCAGGTCACAGGGCCTGAGAACAGCAATCTCAACCGCTGGAGCTACTGA
- a CDS encoding ligase-associated DNA damage response exonuclease, translating to MALLEHTDSGLYCRAADAWIDPSRPVRRALITHAHADHARPGCDEYWAVASSEGVLRQRLGRDITLHSTPYGQQFWLNQACVSFHSAGHVLGSAQIRLCVDDEVWVVTGDYKRCADPSCEPFEVVPCDVLITEATFGLPIYAWEPGHRIAEQIRNWWQGDREHPSLLFCYSFGKAQRLMAELHAIGVQDEVLLHGAVETVTRSYREAGIAMTPSRPVSALSRKDSLAGRLILAPPSAHRSAWMRRFRSPQTAFASGWMTVRGARRRRGYERGFVLSDHADWQGLIRTVLDSGAKRIYVTHGQNDVLSRFLKERHELDARPLEQLS from the coding sequence ATGGCGCTTCTCGAACACACCGACAGCGGTCTCTACTGCCGAGCTGCGGATGCCTGGATCGATCCATCCAGACCTGTCAGACGCGCTCTGATCACCCATGCCCACGCGGATCACGCCAGGCCCGGCTGCGATGAATACTGGGCGGTTGCGTCCTCCGAAGGGGTGTTGAGGCAGCGCCTGGGGCGTGACATCACCCTCCATTCCACGCCCTACGGCCAGCAGTTCTGGCTCAACCAGGCCTGCGTGTCATTTCACAGCGCCGGGCATGTGCTGGGCTCAGCCCAGATCCGTCTCTGTGTGGACGATGAAGTGTGGGTGGTGACTGGTGATTACAAGCGATGTGCTGATCCGAGCTGTGAACCATTCGAGGTGGTGCCGTGCGATGTGCTGATCACAGAGGCCACCTTTGGGCTGCCGATTTATGCCTGGGAACCGGGTCACCGCATTGCTGAGCAGATCCGCAATTGGTGGCAGGGTGATCGCGAGCACCCGTCGCTGCTGTTCTGCTACTCGTTTGGCAAGGCTCAACGGTTGATGGCGGAACTGCACGCCATCGGCGTTCAAGACGAAGTGCTCCTCCACGGCGCCGTGGAAACCGTGACCCGCAGCTACAGAGAGGCCGGAATCGCCATGACGCCAAGCCGTCCTGTGAGCGCTCTCTCGCGCAAAGACTCCCTCGCCGGACGGTTGATCCTTGCTCCCCCATCGGCCCATCGCTCCGCCTGGATGCGACGGTTCCGCTCTCCGCAGACAGCCTTCGCCTCCGGATGGATGACCGTTCGCGGTGCGCGCCGGCGTCGCGGTTACGAACGGGGCTTTGTGCTCAGTGACCATGCGGACTGGCAGGGATTGATCCGGACCGTGCTCGATTCCGGAGCCAAAAGGATTTACGTCACTCACGGCCAGAACGATGTGCTCTCCCGTTTCCTCAAGGAGCGGCACGAACTCGACGCCCGCCCCCTCGAGCAGCTCAGCTGA
- a CDS encoding multicopper oxidase family protein gives MASRRDFLRLSVVGTGLTLLGRDLRERSRAAATSLWDTFRDRWPFNSSRNAGTTVLNVVSKPLTVNGRTVTRGSIQQADGTFGYVVTRDQGVDVEIVNTLEVPTTIHWHGLYIPNLQDGVPFVTQPPIPPGQSLRIQYPLVQDGTFWIHSHYGLQIQDYVSAPFLVLTPEQERWADRDVTVMLRDFSFTPSDQILKNLIAGEDGGGTAMSKSLSDFDWNQPRDVLVQGWNPTFQRFEWRTDQQAVKQPDVVYDALLANDRTLDDPEVIEARPGDTVVLRMIAASAFMSWFVDLGELVGTLLRTDANPVEPIEGSVFQLATAQRLAIRVTLPDEPGLFPVLAYGQRSNMRCGVLIRTSQASLPKLAPQTDRWIGRLSFLQEQNLRSRTPLAPQAVDNVIPVALTGPAPQYKWSLNHKVYPYRDPFRVRRGERVEIVFTNPSPMAHPMHLHGHEFEIVEINGQRLQGATRDTVMVPSGETCRIAFDANQPGIWAFHCHITYHDAEGMFNVVAYDDADLRWWQPERVDQEDLRFR, from the coding sequence ATGGCCAGTCGACGGGATTTTCTTCGGCTTTCAGTCGTTGGGACTGGATTGACATTGCTTGGGCGTGATCTCAGAGAACGCTCCCGTGCTGCCGCCACATCCCTTTGGGACACCTTCCGAGATCGTTGGCCCTTCAACAGCTCCCGCAATGCCGGCACCACGGTGCTGAACGTTGTGAGCAAGCCACTCACCGTGAATGGACGCACCGTGACTCGCGGATCGATCCAGCAGGCGGATGGAACATTTGGATACGTCGTCACCCGTGATCAGGGTGTGGATGTGGAGATCGTCAACACCTTGGAGGTTCCGACGACGATCCACTGGCATGGGCTTTACATCCCGAATCTGCAGGATGGTGTTCCCTTCGTGACCCAACCGCCGATTCCTCCTGGCCAGAGCCTGCGCATTCAGTACCCACTGGTGCAGGACGGCACCTTCTGGATCCATTCCCATTACGGATTGCAGATTCAGGATTACGTGTCGGCACCGTTTCTCGTGCTCACACCTGAGCAGGAGCGCTGGGCTGATCGCGATGTGACAGTGATGCTGCGCGATTTTTCATTCACCCCCTCCGACCAGATCCTCAAGAACCTGATTGCTGGTGAGGATGGTGGTGGCACCGCAATGTCGAAATCGCTGAGCGATTTCGACTGGAATCAGCCCAGGGATGTGCTGGTGCAGGGATGGAATCCAACCTTTCAGCGCTTCGAATGGCGCACGGATCAACAGGCGGTGAAGCAACCGGATGTCGTTTACGACGCCTTGCTGGCGAACGATCGAACCCTGGATGACCCAGAGGTGATTGAGGCCAGGCCTGGCGACACCGTGGTGTTGCGGATGATCGCTGCCAGTGCCTTCATGAGCTGGTTTGTGGATCTTGGTGAGCTGGTTGGAACGCTTCTGCGCACGGATGCCAATCCAGTGGAGCCAATTGAGGGGTCTGTGTTTCAGCTGGCAACCGCGCAGCGCCTCGCGATTCGCGTGACACTTCCCGACGAACCTGGACTTTTTCCCGTGCTCGCCTACGGCCAGCGCAGCAACATGCGCTGTGGCGTTTTGATCCGAACGTCGCAGGCGTCGTTGCCGAAACTGGCACCTCAGACCGATCGGTGGATCGGACGCTTGTCGTTTTTGCAAGAACAAAACCTGCGCAGTCGCACGCCTCTGGCTCCTCAAGCTGTCGACAATGTGATTCCCGTTGCTTTGACCGGTCCGGCTCCTCAGTACAAATGGAGCTTGAATCACAAGGTGTATCCCTACCGCGATCCCTTTCGGGTTCGTCGCGGTGAACGGGTTGAAATCGTGTTTACGAATCCGTCACCGATGGCTCACCCCATGCATCTGCATGGCCATGAATTCGAAATTGTGGAAATCAACGGCCAGAGGCTGCAGGGAGCCACTCGCGACACGGTGATGGTGCCCAGTGGTGAAACCTGTCGCATCGCATTCGATGCCAATCAACCTGGTATCTGGGCGTTCCACTGCCACATCACCTACCACGATGCCGAAGGCATGTTCAATGTTGTGGCCTACGACGATGCTGATCTGCGTTGGTGGCAGCCGGAGCGGGTGGATCAGGAAGACCTGCGTTTCCGCTGA
- the nadA gene encoding quinolinate synthase NadA, whose protein sequence is MSADTALVAAINRLRKERNAVILAHYYQEPAIQDIADFIGDSLELSRKAASTDADVIVFCGVHFMAETAKILSPEKTVVLPDLDAGCSLADDCPADEFARFRAEHPDHLVVSYINCTAAVKAQSDLICTSSNAVDLVNQLPANRPILFAPDQNLGRWVQRQSGRELTLWPGRCIVHETFSEEAVLRLKLENPQAEVIAHPECQENLLDLADFIGSTSKLLNYTQSSQSDTFIVLTEPGILHQMKQRVPDKTLIDVPGLDGCSCNACPYMRLNTLEKLRDCLENLSPQIAMEESLRTEAEAPIRRMLEMSR, encoded by the coding sequence ATGAGCGCTGACACCGCCCTCGTTGCGGCGATCAACCGGCTCCGCAAGGAACGCAACGCCGTGATCCTTGCGCACTACTACCAGGAGCCAGCCATTCAGGACATCGCTGATTTCATCGGCGATTCCCTCGAGCTCTCAAGAAAAGCGGCCAGCACCGATGCGGATGTGATCGTGTTTTGCGGTGTTCATTTCATGGCTGAGACAGCAAAAATCCTCAGTCCAGAGAAAACGGTCGTTCTGCCTGACCTGGACGCGGGATGTTCCCTGGCGGATGATTGCCCAGCCGATGAATTCGCCAGATTCCGCGCCGAGCATCCGGATCACCTCGTTGTGAGTTACATCAATTGCACCGCAGCCGTGAAAGCGCAGAGTGATTTGATCTGCACCAGCAGCAACGCTGTGGACCTGGTCAATCAGCTACCAGCCAACCGACCAATCTTGTTCGCTCCGGATCAGAATCTCGGTCGTTGGGTGCAGCGCCAGAGCGGCCGTGAACTCACCCTCTGGCCAGGGCGTTGCATCGTTCATGAAACCTTCAGTGAAGAGGCGGTCTTACGCCTGAAGCTTGAGAATCCCCAGGCGGAAGTCATCGCCCACCCTGAATGCCAGGAGAATCTCCTGGATCTGGCCGATTTCATCGGCTCCACAAGCAAACTTCTCAACTACACCCAATCAAGCCAGTCCGACACGTTCATTGTGTTAACGGAGCCTGGAATTCTCCATCAGATGAAGCAGCGGGTTCCTGACAAAACCCTGATCGATGTGCCAGGGCTCGATGGCTGCAGCTGCAATGCCTGCCCTTACATGCGACTGAACACGCTGGAGAAGCTCCGCGATTGTCTTGAAAACCTCTCGCCGCAAATCGCGATGGAGGAATCCCTCCGTACTGAAGCCGAGGCTCCGATCCGCCGCATGCTCGAAATGAGTCGTTGA
- a CDS encoding TIGR04168 family protein: MAQQLGADALLFVGDLSDGDLRLVKRITQLACPVAVILGNHDRGKDRSGALLQQQLTLLGDRDCSWALRSWQAPAVGIVGARPCSAGGGFHLSQAVQAVFGPVTEEESARRIVEAARRVPDDWPLVVLAHCGPTGLGSDASSPCGRDWKKPAIDWGDRDLALALDRMQERRRADLVVFGHMHHHLRGGKGERITFHRDRLGTLYVNAACVPRTGVDASGEPLHHFTWVEFDGTRPTLVSHRWYRPQGNLIYEQTLHRLSARGPD; encoded by the coding sequence TTGGCACAGCAACTTGGCGCTGATGCTCTGTTGTTCGTGGGTGATCTCAGTGATGGCGATTTGCGTCTCGTCAAGCGGATCACCCAACTGGCCTGTCCAGTGGCCGTCATTCTTGGCAACCATGATCGGGGCAAAGACCGCAGTGGTGCTCTTCTCCAGCAGCAGTTGACCCTGCTGGGCGATCGCGATTGCTCATGGGCACTCCGTTCCTGGCAAGCCCCTGCGGTCGGCATTGTCGGAGCCCGTCCCTGCAGCGCCGGAGGAGGGTTTCATCTTTCTCAAGCGGTTCAAGCCGTGTTTGGACCTGTGACGGAAGAGGAATCAGCGCGTCGGATTGTTGAGGCCGCACGGCGTGTACCCGACGACTGGCCGCTGGTGGTGCTGGCCCATTGCGGTCCCACCGGTCTGGGGTCTGATGCCTCCAGTCCATGTGGCCGGGACTGGAAAAAGCCTGCGATTGATTGGGGTGATCGTGATCTCGCGTTGGCCTTGGATCGCATGCAGGAGCGGCGGCGTGCCGATCTCGTGGTGTTTGGGCACATGCACCACCATCTGCGCGGTGGGAAAGGCGAACGGATCACCTTTCACCGCGACCGTCTGGGCACCCTGTATGTGAACGCTGCCTGTGTTCCACGCACGGGCGTTGATGCATCGGGGGAGCCACTCCATCACTTCACATGGGTTGAATTCGATGGCACTCGTCCCACCCTGGTGAGCCACCGCTGGTATCGGCCGCAGGGCAATCTTATTTATGAACAGACCCTCCATCGCCTGAGCGCACGGGGACCCGACTGA
- a CDS encoding glycoside hydrolase family 104 protein has protein sequence MSSLARTICRVLPAVSASVLPLLSLAVPAEAVLPPVGSDRSRLVMLPEEAQMSALPYVITPERRAMLNTIRFAEGTWKGGLDLGYRVMFGGGLMRSMDRHPNRVIYSSRYASAAAGAYQFMPFTWDLVKRSLGVRGFGPEVQDQGALFLIQRRKALSLTDTGVMTPILAAKLAPEWASFPTLRGRSYYGQPVKRFTNLKGFYNLNLAQLRQIRDARRESLLTEASEIDSGIPKAPVCTGPTILCGFP, from the coding sequence ATGTCTTCACTTGCTCGTACCATCTGTCGTGTTCTTCCGGCGGTGTCAGCAAGCGTCTTGCCCCTGTTATCCCTTGCCGTTCCTGCAGAGGCCGTTCTTCCTCCGGTTGGCAGCGATCGTTCTCGTCTGGTAATGCTTCCTGAGGAAGCCCAGATGTCTGCTCTCCCCTACGTCATCACCCCAGAGCGTCGGGCGATGCTTAACACCATCCGCTTTGCAGAGGGAACCTGGAAAGGTGGCCTTGATCTGGGTTACAGGGTGATGTTCGGTGGAGGGCTGATGCGATCGATGGATCGCCACCCCAACCGGGTGATTTATTCATCCCGTTATGCCAGTGCAGCGGCAGGTGCTTATCAGTTCATGCCTTTCACCTGGGATTTAGTGAAGCGCAGCCTCGGCGTTCGTGGATTCGGTCCGGAAGTTCAGGATCAGGGAGCGCTGTTTCTGATTCAGCGCCGCAAGGCTTTGAGCCTTACCGATACAGGGGTGATGACGCCGATTCTCGCTGCCAAGCTGGCCCCCGAATGGGCATCCTTTCCCACACTGCGTGGACGCAGCTACTACGGGCAGCCCGTGAAGCGCTTCACCAACCTCAAAGGCTTTTACAACCTGAATCTGGCTCAGCTGCGTCAGATTCGTGATGCCAGAAGAGAGTCCTTGTTGACGGAAGCTTCTGAAATTGATTCTGGTATCCCCAAAGCTCCTGTTTGCACAGGCCCCACCATTCTTTGTGGTTTTCCCTGA
- a CDS encoding TPM domain-containing protein: MGFRRTLCRWAAVLILPLLLLLAAPVQAIDNPELLPDHPTPVIDLARIFSAKELQSLEMSLDAFEQRSGWKIRVLTQYERTPGLAVKEFWGLDERSLLMVGDPRGGNLLNFNVGDAFFALMPRTWWVELQTRYGNQYYVRDHGEDGSLIAAIDAVELCLDRGGCQVVPGLPTEQWLWTLSTSVLGGLIAGFAAYPRKEGERVAWAWLLLLSPLWIMLFGVFGIAPVVTRTSDLLPLIRNGMGFIGGAVGAYLIAQATVGRRLSESNE, encoded by the coding sequence ATGGGCTTCCGCCGAACACTCTGTCGCTGGGCGGCAGTTCTAATCCTTCCTCTGCTGCTTCTGCTTGCAGCACCCGTGCAGGCCATCGATAACCCTGAACTGCTTCCGGATCACCCGACCCCTGTGATTGATCTGGCCAGAATCTTCAGTGCAAAGGAACTGCAATCGCTAGAAATGTCGTTGGATGCCTTCGAGCAACGCAGCGGCTGGAAGATCAGGGTTCTGACCCAATACGAACGCACACCAGGATTGGCGGTGAAGGAATTCTGGGGGCTCGATGAACGCAGCCTGCTGATGGTGGGGGATCCCCGCGGCGGCAACCTGCTCAATTTCAACGTGGGCGACGCCTTCTTCGCCCTGATGCCACGCACCTGGTGGGTCGAGTTGCAAACGCGCTATGGAAATCAGTACTACGTGCGTGACCATGGAGAGGATGGATCACTCATCGCGGCGATTGATGCTGTGGAATTGTGTCTCGACCGCGGTGGTTGCCAGGTTGTTCCAGGTCTCCCCACCGAGCAATGGCTCTGGACGCTCAGCACCTCAGTACTCGGTGGCTTGATCGCCGGCTTTGCGGCCTACCCACGCAAGGAAGGAGAGCGCGTGGCCTGGGCCTGGTTGCTGCTCCTTTCACCTCTTTGGATCATGCTGTTCGGGGTCTTCGGGATCGCTCCGGTCGTGACCCGCACCAGCGATCTCCTGCCTTTGATTCGCAACGGCATGGGATTTATCGGAGGGGCTGTTGGCGCTTACTTGATTGCACAAGCAACAGTTGGCCGACGTTTAAGCGAGTCGAATGAATAA